DNA from Algisphaera agarilytica:
TTTGATCTGTTCCTGCGTGGCTTCGATGGGGTCGAAGTCGTTCACGGCCGGGGCGGGCAGCAGCTCGACTTCGGTGTCGTCCTCGACTTTGGCCAGCGCGAGTGAGCCGTCGCCCGAGACGGTGACGATCCATCGGCCGTCGGAGAGCTGGCGGTAGATCGCCTGGCCGTGCTTGATCGTGGGGTCGTTCCAGTCGAGGTCCAAGAGGGCCGAGTCGATCACGCCCGCTTCGTCGGGGACCGACTTGGAATCAAACACCCGGCGGATCAGCAGTCGGCTGTCCTTCACGACGTAGTCCACGTAGATCGGGTGCTGCGGGTCGGCCGCGACGGGATGCACCTCCGGCTCGCGGTCATCCGCGGTGCGCACCACCACACACACCTGCCCGTCCTCGACGAGCAGTTCGGTCACTGCGGTGCGGGTCACGGCCTGGTTGTACTGGTCGATCAACTCGTTGTGCTGGTCGTTGAGCTCGACGAGCCGGTCGTGATACACATCAGCGGCCACGCCGTTGCGCAGGACCTGGTAGCCCAGCACCCCCGCCCCCGCGAGCAGGGCCACGCTCAGCACCGTGGTGAGGCGGTGGAACAGGCTGGAGATCGATGGCTTGGGTGTGGGGGTAGACATCAGAATGGTTATATCGGCGGGAGCCGGGGATCGGCTGCACCCCAACGGCCCGCGGTGGGGGGCGTATGATGCGGGGATGAGTGGGCACTCCAAGCAAGGACGCTGGAAACGGGAGCTACGACGCGCAGCCGGGGATCGGCGGGTGTGGATCGCGGTGTTGTCGGGGCTGCTAGTGCTGATCTGGGCCGGGCCGGACGCGGCGCGGTGGGTGTGGCACGCGGGGGATGACGAACGGATCGAGCAGCACATGCCGTTGATCGAGAAACACGCCGCAGACGCGGGGTTGGATGTCGATCTGGTGACCGCGGTGGTGATGGCCGAGAGCAGCGGGCGGGCCGACGCCGAGTCCAACCGCGGGGCGCTGGGTCTGATGCAGATCACCCCCATCACCGAAAAGGACGTGCTCCAACGCAACCCCAGCTACAAACGTGGCAACCTGTTCGACCCCGACTACAACCTGAAAGTCGGCACGACCTATCTCGGTTATCTGCTGAATCGCTTTGATGGGAACGAGATGTTGGCGCTGACCGCGTACCACATGGGGCCGACGCGGGTGCGGCGGATCCAGAACGAGAACCCGGGGATCACGCCTGAGCAGATTGTTGAGGAACACGCCGGGCCGCAGACGCGGGCTTATGTGCGACGGGTGCTGGGCGAGCGGTGAGAGTCGGCTTGCCGCGGTGTTGTCTGCACCGGTTGTAAAGTCATAACTCCCCTCCCTTGAGGGAGGGGCCGGGGGAGGGTGCTGAGGCTAACGGATTGCCGTGGTTTGGAGGGAGGTTCATCACCCGCCCCTAACCCCTCCCTCAAGGGAGGGGGATCAAACCGGATGCCGCTTTGGTTTTGCGTCACTTAACCCGCGTCGGCGGTTTCGTCGGTGGGCGGTTCGTACCCGATCGGGTACTGCGGCTGGGCGACGGGCTTGAGCCAGAACAAGAGGATGTTCGACACGATGCCGCGGCGGGGCGGGTAGGGGGTGTAGGTGTAGGGGCCGGGCTCTTGGAAGAGGGTGGCGCTGTTGGCGTCGGCGAAGTCGCGCCAATCGCGGGGGTCGTCGCCGGCGTCGTGTTGGGCCATGAGGGTGAGCGATTCCTGGGCGGCGCGGGAGACGCCATAGTCGCGGTCGTCGAGCACGGTGGTCAACGCATCGAACACGTCGCGGCGCGGGTACTGGCCCAGCGCGGTGGCGCAGGCCATGCGGACATCGGGGTCTTCGTCTTTGGTGGCGGCGCCGATGAGCGGGGCGATCGCCTGGGGGTTGTGCAGACGTTGGAGCGAGACCGCGGCCTGCCAACGCAGGAAGGTTGCGTCTCGCGTGAGCAGGGGGGTGAGTCGGCCGGTGTCTTCGGGTTGGCCGTGGTTGCCCAGCGCGGCGGCGGCCACCGCGGCGACGGTCGCGTCGAGGGTCGGATCAGCCAGGGTCGCGCGGTAGAGGTCGAGGTACACCGGCTCGGCCGCGGCGGACGAGGTGGCGATCGCGATCAGGGCTTCGCGGCGGGCGTCTGGGTCGGCCAGAGGGTCGGTGGCGATCTGGACCGTGATCTGCGCATCGGTGAGTTGATTATTTTGCGCGGCGATCTGCTCGGATTCTTCTTTGACCTTTTTGTTGCCGCTGCAGCCGGGCAGGGCAAAAAGTGCCAGCGCCAGGGCAAGGACGAAGGTGGTCAAGGATCGGGGCCGCGTTTGCATAGCGGTGAGTGTATCGTGAGGGGGTCATGCTGCCCAACGCCGTCCGACATCTGCTGAACGCGGCCCAACTGCTGGGGATGACACGGCTGGGGCTGGTGCTCTCGACGGTGAGCGGGGCGTGGCTGATGACGTACCTGGCGTTCGCCATCGAGCCCGAGGCGCACCGCAACGCGGAGCTGATCCGATTGGGGTTGGGGTGGGCGCTTTTGGCGGCGGGCGGGACGGCGCTGGGGCTGAGCGTGTGTGCGGTGGCGCTGAACGATGTGTTGGATCGGCGTCAGGACCGGGCGCTGGCGTTGGATGCGGCGGGCGACGACAAGCCGGTGGCCGAGGGGCGGGTGAGTGTCCGGGCGGCGACGGCGGTAGCGATCGGGGCGCTCTTGGTGGCGGTGTTCTCGGCGGGGGCGTTGGGGCAGACGAGCTTCCGGCTGGCGGTGTTGTTGGGGGCGGGCGTGCTGTTTTACAACTTCGCGGGGCGTTTCGTCCCGGCGGTGGGGATCGTGACGATCGGATTGCTGCACGGGTTGATGATGGCGGTGCCGAACCCGGAGACGGGGTTTGCCTGGCCCGTCTGGTTGACCCTGAGCCACGTCATGGCGTGCGGGCTCGTGCGACATCACCTGGAGAACAAGCGTCCCCGGCTCAAGCCGCGCGACATCTGGGCGGTGTTGCTCGGGTGGGGGTTCTGGTCCCTGATGATTCTGCTGTTGATCGGAACCCGCCGGGAGACGGGGCAGGCGGCGGTGGGGGGGCTGGTTTGGATCGGCCCGGTGTTGGCGACCTTGGGTTTTCCGTTGGTGGCGATGTGGGTGACCCGGGCGGGTTCGGCAGTGGCGAAACCCGGGCTGATCCCGATACTGGGGGTCGGTTCGCCCCGACGGTTCAGGCGGCTGAGTGTGGGCTGGCTGATGGTCTACGACGCGGCCTGGCTTTGGTCTTTAGGCTTGTGGTGGCAAGGGCTTACGGTTGTGGGGTTGCTGGCTTTGGTGGTGCTGGCGGCGTGGTTGGCGCACGACAAGCATGCCCACCCTGACCGTATTATCGACGAACTCACATCTCTCTAACCGTTCGTTAACAATGCCAACTTACTTTCCGCACATCCAACGGGTCGCACGATGCGTCCCACCCTTCACTCCCCTGTAAAGACGCTTTGGAGAGACCTGCTATGAAACTGACCTCGACCCTGACCGCCCTTGGTGCCGCTGCTGGCATCGCTCTGAGCTCCCCCGCGACCGCCGAAATCACCGGCTCGGTCGAAGTGGCGGGCTCGTCCACCGTGTACCCCATCTCGACCTTCGTCGGCGAGCAATTCACTGAGACCTACCCCCAGGTCAGCGTAAACATCCAGAAGATCGGCTCGGGCGGCGGCTTCAAGCAGTTCGTCGCCGGTAACACCGACGCCTCGAACGCTTCGCGACTGATCAAGGCCAAGGAAATCAAGGCCGCTGCCGAAAACAACATCGAATTCATCGAGATGCTCGTTGCCTACGACGGCCTGTCGATCGTGATCAACAAGTCCAACACCTGGGCTTCCGAGCTCACCGTCGATCACCTCAAGACCATCTTCGACGCCAACTCGACCGCCAAGACCTGGGCCGACGTCGACCCCAGCTTCCCCAACACCGAACTGAAGCTCTACATTCCCGCTGAAACCTCGGGTACCTTCTCCTACTTCCAGGAAAAGGTCGTCGGTAAGGAAGGCGAACTCCGCGGTACCTCCGTCGGTGAAAACGACAACCTGACCGTCTCGGGTGTGGCCGACAACGTCGGTGCCATCGGCTTCCTGGGCTACGCCTACTACGCCGAGAACAAGGACAAGGTCAACGCCGTCGCCATCCAAAACAAGGCTGGCGAATTCGTCGCACCCAGCTCCGAAGCGATCGAGTCGGGCAACTACAACCCCTTCAGCCGCCCGCTGTTCATCTACTGGAACGTGGAAAGCCTGAAGAAGCCCGAAGTGGCTGCCCTGGCTGAGTTTACCATCGACGTGGCCCCCACCGCCGCGGAAGCAGTCGGCTACGTCCGCCTCCCCGAATGGGTCTACGACTCGATGTTCGATCGTCTCGAAGACAAGGTCACCGGCTCGATCTTCTACGATGCCGAACTGAACCCCAAGAAGGGTACCCTCAAGGACCTGCTGGGCGAGTAAACTGTCCGGCACGCTCGGGCTTCCAGGCCCTTGATTGAAACCAAAACGGGGCGGTGCTTAACGGTGCCGCCCCGCATTTAAAACTGGATCGTTCCGCCGCTGCCGCCGCCCGATACCGGCGTACGGCCCCGGCAACTGACCCGCCACAACACCCAACCCTCGGCCCCCCCCATGACCGCAAGTATCACCACCGGAGACGGGCTGAAGGCGATCGCCACCAGCAAGACCCCCGGCCGGCCGCGTTCGACCGTTCTCCGGGATATCAAAGAGCGCTTCATTGTCAGCCTTCTGGTCCTCTGCGGCGCGATCACGATCAGCATCACCGTGCTGATCGTCTTCATCCTCGCCCAGCAGGCCGCAGGCTTCTTCGGCGGCGGCATCCAGGACGTCCAGGGCCGTGAAGCCAACGTCACCATCTCCGAGTTCCTCACCGGCCTCGAGTGGAACCCGCTCCAGGGTAGCGACAAAGAGTTCGGCATCTGGCCGCTGATCACCGGCACCTTCCAGGTCACCATCGTGGCGATGTGCATCGCCATCCCCGTCGGGCTGATGGTCGCGATCTGGCTGAGTGAGTTCGCCTCTCCCAAAGTCCGCTCGGTGATCAAGCCCCTGATCGAAATCATCGCGGGCGTCCCGACGGTGGTGTTCGGCTACTTCGCCCTGACCTTTGTCACGCCGCTGCTGCAGCTCGACTTCGCGGGCATCGCCGGCAACCCCGACCCCAACAAAGCCAATCCGCTGAACATCCAGATCTTCAACGTGCTGGCCGCGGGCCTGACCGTGGGCATTATGTGTATCCCGATCGTGACTTCGCTCTCCGAAGACGCCCTGCGGGCCGTGCCCCGGGCCCTGCGTGAGGGCTCGTACGGCCTGGGCGCTTCACGCTTCGAAACCTCGGTCAAGGTCGTGTTCCCCGCGGCGTTGTCCGGCATCGTCGCGGCCTGCCTCCTGGCGTTCGCCCGGGCGGTGGGCGAGACCATGATCGTCGCCATCGCCGCCGGCCTGAACCCGCCGGACCTCGCAGCGGGCCTGGGCAAGATCTTCGCCGTCAACGAACCGACCCAGACCATGACCGGTTACATGGTGTCGGTGTTCTTCGGCGACCTGGCCACCGGCACGGTTGAGTACCAATCGGTCTACGCCGTGGGCATGACCCTGTTCCTGATCACACTCATCATCACGATCGTGGGTGCTTACATCCGCAAACGATTCCGTCAGCAATACGAGTAGTCCACGATGCCTGAGTACCAATCCTCCAGCCGCAAAGCGCGGCAAATCAAAAACACGCTCTTCCAAGTGGTCGCTATGACCGCGGCGGGGATCGCGTTGATCGTGCTAGCCACGCTGCTTATCTCGATCTGTGCCCGCGGCTTCCCCCGGCTGAGCCCCGAGTTCATCACCAACCCGATGTCCAGCAACTCGGCCAAGACCGGTATCGGCCCGGCGCTCATGGGCTCGATCTCGATCTTGGCGATCTGCGCCCTCAGCGCCATCCCGCTGGGCGTGGCCTCGGCGATCCTGCTCGAAGAGTACCGCCCCAAGGCCAAGCTCCCCAAGATGCTCCACGGCTTTGTTCAGAGCAACATCACCAACCTCGCCGGTGTCCCGTCGATCGTCTACGGCATCCTGGGCTTCTCGGTCTTCGTGATCATGTTCAGCAGTGAGAACCTTAACGAGCCCTGGCTCGACATCGGCCAGGAGTTCTACCTCGAATACCCCGGGGCCGGCGGACAGAGCTTCTACGTCGAGTCGTCTGAAGGCGCCGAGCTGACCCCCGCGACGTTGACTATGGATGCGGTGATTTACGGCTCGCTCCGCGAAGCCCGGGCCGGTGGCCCGCCCGCAGAGGTGAAGGTGGTCGAAGCCGGCGACCTCGAAGGCATCCGCAGCGAGGCCGACGGCCGTCTCCGCAAGATCAACCGCTCGATGAAGCGTGCCCTGCGTGCCGCGACGGTCGATGGGGCGTTCCAGGTCGATGAGACCAGCGCCGGCGAGATCGCCGCAGCGATGCTGACCCCGCTGAAGGACGACCTCAAGGCCGACTACGAAGTCATGAAAGAAACTGCGGCCACCCAGCTCCTGGCGATGAACGGCCAGGACGCGGTGCAGCAGATCCAGTCCCGCCGGGTGTTGTACGACAAGCTGCTGGAAAAAGAATTCGACGCCGCGGGCCTGCGGGGTCTGATCATCGAGGGCACCGAGCCGCTGCCCAAAGACGTCAAGAAGTGGTACTACATGCAGATCCCGTTCGGCAAGGGCATGCTCGCCGGCGGCCTGACGCTGATGCTGGTCATCCTCCCGGTGATCATCGTCTCCTCGCAGGAAGCGATCCGTGCGGTCTCCCAAGAAATGCGTTCGGGTGTGCTGGCCCTGGGCGGCACGAAGTGGCAGGCGATTGAGAAGGTGGTGCTGCCCTCGGCGATCCCGGGCATCTGTACCGGGGCGATCCTCGCCCTGTCCCGCGCCATCGGCGAAGCGGCCCCGATCCTGCTCATCGGCTACGTCGGCCTGCAGGCCGGCCCCGACCACCTGATGGCGGCCTTCGCGGCCCTGCCCCTGGAAATCTACAACTGGACGTCGGAGCCCGACAAGTCGTTCCGCGACGCGGCCGCGGCGGGCATTATCGTGCTGCTCGCGGTGCTGTTCACCTTCAACGCCGTCGCGGTGTTTATCCGCCAGAAGTTCCAACAAGCCAACTGATCGCTCGTTGCGATCGTCCCGCTCGCCCCGGTTGGTGGCGGGCTGGGCAAACGGGGAAGCCTGGAAGGCGATTTCCAGGAGTCCAATAAGGGCCCAAGTGTTAGAAATGCATCACTCCCGCTGAACCGGCGAAGGGGTACATTAAGATGACTCGTATGACTGACTCTGTTCAACCCCAGTCCGATCTGGCCGCTCCGCCACCGCCGACCGCGGCCCTGCGTGAAGCCGATGCCACCGCGCCCGCCGATTCCGCATCGGAAGCGCTGGTTCAGATCAAGAACTTCAACTGCTGGTACGGCGACTTCCACGCGGTGCACAACATCGACATGGACATCGCCAAGAACCGCGTCACCGCGTTCATCGGCCCGTCGGGCTGCGGCAAGTCCACGTTCCTGCGTTGGATCAACCGGATGAACGACCTGATCGCCGGCGCTCGGGCCGAGGGCACCATCGACCTGCACGGCGAGAACCTGCTGGCCAAGGGCACCGACGTCG
Protein-coding regions in this window:
- a CDS encoding lytic transglycosylase domain-containing protein, which produces MSGHSKQGRWKRELRRAAGDRRVWIAVLSGLLVLIWAGPDAARWVWHAGDDERIEQHMPLIEKHAADAGLDVDLVTAVVMAESSGRADAESNRGALGLMQITPITEKDVLQRNPSYKRGNLFDPDYNLKVGTTYLGYLLNRFDGNEMLALTAYHMGPTRVRRIQNENPGITPEQIVEEHAGPQTRAYVRRVLGER
- a CDS encoding HEAT repeat domain-containing protein; its protein translation is MTTFVLALALALFALPGCSGNKKVKEESEQIAAQNNQLTDAQITVQIATDPLADPDARREALIAIATSSAAAEPVYLDLYRATLADPTLDATVAAVAAAALGNHGQPEDTGRLTPLLTRDATFLRWQAAVSLQRLHNPQAIAPLIGAATKDEDPDVRMACATALGQYPRRDVFDALTTVLDDRDYGVSRAAQESLTLMAQHDAGDDPRDWRDFADANSATLFQEPGPYTYTPYPPRRGIVSNILLFWLKPVAQPQYPIGYEPPTDETADAG
- a CDS encoding PstS family phosphate ABC transporter substrate-binding protein, whose amino-acid sequence is MKLTSTLTALGAAAGIALSSPATAEITGSVEVAGSSTVYPISTFVGEQFTETYPQVSVNIQKIGSGGGFKQFVAGNTDASNASRLIKAKEIKAAAENNIEFIEMLVAYDGLSIVINKSNTWASELTVDHLKTIFDANSTAKTWADVDPSFPNTELKLYIPAETSGTFSYFQEKVVGKEGELRGTSVGENDNLTVSGVADNVGAIGFLGYAYYAENKDKVNAVAIQNKAGEFVAPSSEAIESGNYNPFSRPLFIYWNVESLKKPEVAALAEFTIDVAPTAAEAVGYVRLPEWVYDSMFDRLEDKVTGSIFYDAELNPKKGTLKDLLGE
- the pstC gene encoding phosphate ABC transporter permease subunit PstC, with the translated sequence MTASITTGDGLKAIATSKTPGRPRSTVLRDIKERFIVSLLVLCGAITISITVLIVFILAQQAAGFFGGGIQDVQGREANVTISEFLTGLEWNPLQGSDKEFGIWPLITGTFQVTIVAMCIAIPVGLMVAIWLSEFASPKVRSVIKPLIEIIAGVPTVVFGYFALTFVTPLLQLDFAGIAGNPDPNKANPLNIQIFNVLAAGLTVGIMCIPIVTSLSEDALRAVPRALREGSYGLGASRFETSVKVVFPAALSGIVAACLLAFARAVGETMIVAIAAGLNPPDLAAGLGKIFAVNEPTQTMTGYMVSVFFGDLATGTVEYQSVYAVGMTLFLITLIITIVGAYIRKRFRQQYE
- a CDS encoding PstA family ABC transporter permease; its protein translation is MPEYQSSSRKARQIKNTLFQVVAMTAAGIALIVLATLLISICARGFPRLSPEFITNPMSSNSAKTGIGPALMGSISILAICALSAIPLGVASAILLEEYRPKAKLPKMLHGFVQSNITNLAGVPSIVYGILGFSVFVIMFSSENLNEPWLDIGQEFYLEYPGAGGQSFYVESSEGAELTPATLTMDAVIYGSLREARAGGPPAEVKVVEAGDLEGIRSEADGRLRKINRSMKRALRAATVDGAFQVDETSAGEIAAAMLTPLKDDLKADYEVMKETAATQLLAMNGQDAVQQIQSRRVLYDKLLEKEFDAAGLRGLIIEGTEPLPKDVKKWYYMQIPFGKGMLAGGLTLMLVILPVIIVSSQEAIRAVSQEMRSGVLALGGTKWQAIEKVVLPSAIPGICTGAILALSRAIGEAAPILLIGYVGLQAGPDHLMAAFAALPLEIYNWTSEPDKSFRDAAAAGIIVLLAVLFTFNAVAVFIRQKFQQAN